A segment of the Streptomyces sp. XD-27 genome:
CTCCGGCTTGGGCTCCGCCGCCGTGAAGGGGTTCGACCGCGCGACGCGGTCCCGGCGGACGCCGGTGACCTGCCAGGAGACCTTCACCTCGGGGCGGTCGGTGGCGATGGTGAAACGGTTGTCGCGGACCTCTTCGGAGACCATCGCCCGGGCGAAGGCGCCGATCACCGTCAGCTGGTAGCGGAAGTCCTCGTTCAGCTCCTCGAAGTACTCGGGGAGGGTGATCACGGCCGAGCCGTCCCCGTCCGTCACCGCCGTGCCGCTGTAGACGTTCAGCTGCTGGTCGGACTCGACGAAGGAATGGCGCAGGTAGCGGTTCTCCGGGTCGAGGGGGTGGTCGATCAGGAAGCCGCCGCCGGACTTGTACAGGTAGCCGCTGACGTAGACCGGGCCGCTGAAGTACCCGGCGTACCCCTCGGCCGCCTTGCCCCAGACGCCGATGGCCGCGGGTCCGTGGTTCGCCTCGCCGACCACGCCGACGCTGTCCGTGCCGGAGGCCACCCCGCACACCGCGCTGACGGCGGGGCCGTCGCGGTCGGTCACGCCCCGTACGCCGAAGACGCCATGGGACCAGCCGTTCGTGCCGGTTCCCTCGTCGCTGCCACCGATCACCCCGTGACCGCCGAAACCCCACAGGCCCACGCAGCCATCAATTTGCGGGGCGACGCCGAAGGCCCCGACCCCGTTGCCCGCGGTCGTCTCGGCCATGATCCCGATCTGGCCAGCGGCCGTCACCGCGAGCGTCTGGGACGCTGAGGACTTCAGCTCGGTCTTGTCCGCCCCGGCGTCGTTGGTCACGCCGAGCTTCATCGGTTGTCCTGAGGCCATGCCACGTCCCTCCGTGCAGAGTGGTCACGGCCATGGAACCGTGTGACACGGGCCACGTCGCGCGGGAGCGGGCTGATCGGCGTACCGCTCGTGAGCCGTTCCACAGCCCCCGAATCCGGCGTAAAACGGAACCGCGCCATGATCCCGCCCCTCTACAGGGGCATGGCACGACTGACCGACTCGCAGCGGCGCATCGCGATCGCCGTCTCCTCCGTCCTGGCGCTGATAGCCGTGATCGCCGGGACCCTCGCCCTCACCGGTGCCCGTGACGACGAACGGGCCCAGCGCGGCGGGCAGTCGAACGACCGGGCCGCAGGGGAGCGCGGCAAGGAGCGCGGCGGCTCCGACGACGCCGACGGCCGCGTGCCGCGCGACATCGTCCACGCCACCGAGTCCGGCGGCAAGGCCGTGAACATCACCATCGACGACGGGCCCGACCCGGTGTGGACCCCGCAGGTGCTGGACGTGCTGCGCACCAACGGCGTCAAGGCCACCTTCTGCATGATCGGCCCGCAGGCCCAGGCCCACCCGGACCTCGTCAAGAAGGTGGTCGCGGAGGGACACCGGCTGTGCGACCACACGGTGAGCCACGACATCACCATGGACCACAAGTCCGTCGCGTACCAGAAGAAGCAGATCCTGGATGCCAAGAAGATGATCGAGAACGCGGCGGGCGGCGCGAAGGTGCGGTACTACCGGGCGCCCGGTGGCGCCTTCACCCCCGACAGCCGCCGGATCGCCGCCGAGCACGGCATGCGGCCGCTCGGCTGGAACGTCGACACCAAGGACTTCGAGCTGCCGGGCAGCGCCGGGATCGTCGCGGCCGTCAAGAACGAGCTGGCGAACGGGCCGACCATCCTCTTCCACGACGGGGGCGGGCCGCGCGGCGAGACCGTGCAGGCACTGCGCGAGGTGCTGCCGTGGCTGAAGAGCCAGGGGTACGGGTTCAGCTTCCCGCAGATCACGGGCCCGGGGCGGTAGGCCGGTTCGCCGGAAGCGTCCTCGGGCCTGGAGCAGGCCGGTCCCCCACGGGGGAGCCGTCCTCTACGGGCGCGTGCCGCGGACCGCCGCGCGCAGCGCCGCTCCCGCCACCCGTGCCGCCGTCGTCGCCGTCGGCGTCGTCACCCCGCCGGTCTCCCGGTCGGCCGCCGGGGCCTCCACCACCACCGCCAGCGCGGCCGCGGGCAGCGGCGCGCCGTCCTTCTGCGCCCAGCCGACGAACCACGCGTACGACGGGCCACCGGCCGCCCCCGCGGCCCCCGCCGTGCCGGTCGTGCCGCCCACCGTGGCGCCGGGCACCGCGGCCGGCGCGCCCGTGCCGTCAGTGACCGCGCTGACCGTCATCCGCCTGAGCTCCGCCGCCGTCCGACGGCTGATCGGCTGGTGCGCGATGGCGTGCGGGGTGACCGCCACCGTCGCCCCGTCCCCGTCCGCCACCCGGTCCACCAGGTGCGGCCGCAGCACATCGCCGCCGCCCGCGACGGCGGCGGCGACCATCGCCATCTGGAGCGGTGTGGCGGCGACGCCCGTGTGCCCGATGGCGGACAGCCCCACCCGCCCCGGAGGCATCCGCCGGTCGAACGTGCTCGTGGCCACCGGCGACGGAACCGTCAGCCCGGCCGCGTTGAAGCCGAAGCGCTCGGCGGTGGCCGTCATCGCGGCCGGCCCGGTCCGTACGCCCAGCTCGGCGAAGACGCTGTCGCAGGAGGCGGCCAGGGCGTGGCGCAGCGAGGCGTGGGCGCACACGCCCGGCCGGTCGCGGACCATCAGGCGCGTACCCGGCAGGTGGTACGGGTTGGGGGCGGCGGTGCGCGCGTCGACGTCCGTGGCGGTGCCGTGTTCCAGCCCCGCCGCGGCCGTGACGACGTTGAACGTGGAGCCGGGCGGATACGTCCGGCTCAGGGCCCGGTTGAGCATCGGCCGGTCGGGATCGGCGGTCAGCCGCTGCCACGCGCGGGTCGTGGCCGCCCCGTTGCCCGACAGCCGGCCCGGCTCGTAGGAGGGGGTGCTGACCAGGGCGAGGATCCGCCCGGTGCCCGGTTCGAGGGCGGCGACCGCGCCCCTGCGCCGGCCCAGCGCGGTGAACGCGGCGCGCTGTACGGCGGGGTCGATGGTGGTGGCCACCGTGCCGCCGGGCTGCCGGGCCCGGGTGAGGTCGTTCCACAGC
Coding sequences within it:
- a CDS encoding polysaccharide deacetylase family protein codes for the protein MARLTDSQRRIAIAVSSVLALIAVIAGTLALTGARDDERAQRGGQSNDRAAGERGKERGGSDDADGRVPRDIVHATESGGKAVNITIDDGPDPVWTPQVLDVLRTNGVKATFCMIGPQAQAHPDLVKKVVAEGHRLCDHTVSHDITMDHKSVAYQKKQILDAKKMIENAAGGAKVRYYRAPGGAFTPDSRRIAAEHGMRPLGWNVDTKDFELPGSAGIVAAVKNELANGPTILFHDGGGPRGETVQALREVLPWLKSQGYGFSFPQITGPGR
- a CDS encoding penicillin-binding transpeptidase domain-containing protein, with amino-acid sequence MTRCVRHTAVFCLLLLLAPLVNAARIQAFKADQYDGNPANRRHTIARYGQPRGDILVGGVPVTGSTDTGQRLRYERTYREGPLYAPVTGYASQSYGTSLLEDAEDAVLSGTDRRLAMLPLWNDLTRARQPGGTVATTIDPAVQRAAFTALGRRRGAVAALEPGTGRILALVSTPSYEPGRLSGNGAATTRAWQRLTADPDRPMLNRALSRTYPPGSTFNVVTAAAGLEHGTATDVDARTAAPNPYHLPGTRLMVRDRPGVCAHASLRHALAASCDSVFAELGVRTGPAAMTATAERFGFNAAGLTVPSPVATSTFDRRMPPGRVGLSAIGHTGVAATPLQMAMVAAAVAGGGDVLRPHLVDRVADGDGATVAVTPHAIAHQPISRRTAAELRRMTVSAVTDGTGAPAAVPGATVGGTTGTAGAAGAAGGPSYAWFVGWAQKDGAPLPAAALAVVVEAPAADRETGGVTTPTATTAARVAGAALRAAVRGTRP